Proteins encoded within one genomic window of Panacibacter microcysteis:
- the topA gene encoding type I DNA topoisomerase, whose protein sequence is MAKNLLIVESPAKAKTIEKILGKDFTVKSSYGHIRDLEKDEMGIDVNNNYLPRYKVPDDKQRVVSELKQLSKKHDEVWLATDEDREGEAISWHLCEVLGLNPAETKRIVFHEITKPAIRAAVNNPRTVDMNLVNAQQARRVVDRIVGFELSPVLWRKMSMGSSLSAGRVQSVAVRLIAEREREINAFTSTSNFKIEAAFAANDIAGRNVTFKAEGTRQPDAANAEKFLKSCIGAKYTVKDIQVKPARKSPAAPFTTSTLQQEASRKLGYGVSKTMLLAQKLYESGYITYMRTDSVNLSDTAIQAAKAQITAMYGDKYAQTRRYKNKNENAQEAHEAIRPTYMENTSVPEDELRRLYDLIWKRTMASQMADAELEKTIAKIDVSSNKAELTAQGEVLKFDGFLKVYMEDRDDDDVNDEEAEGVLPPLTVGQQPELKEMKAVERFTRPAPRYTEASLVKKLEELGIGRPSTYAPTISTILKRGYVEKRDKEGVKRDFQVLVLVNDQLSKSIQQENTGAEKSKLFPTDLGLVVTDFLSQYFNDVMDYGFTARIEEEFDEIAGGKKQWTKMVDGFYKPFKKDIDNTLENAERVKGEREIGTDPASGKKVVARIGRFGPMIQIGDANDEEKPRFAKLRPTQSIETITYDEAMELFKLPLTLGEYEGKEVSVNAGRFGPYVKWGEDFISLPRGEDPLDVELNRAIALITEKQTADAPIATYDGKPVTKGKGRFGPFIKWDNLFINIPRAYNFDKLTQKDCEDLIEKKLEKESNRYIQQWPDEKISIENGRWGPFIRFGKKMLKIGRKADNEKYTADDLSAINIDEIKKMIEQQVPDAFVKKAAKKSAAPKKAATKKAATKKSAKKK, encoded by the coding sequence CGACGAGGTTTGGCTGGCAACGGATGAGGACCGCGAAGGAGAAGCTATAAGCTGGCATCTCTGCGAAGTGCTTGGTCTTAATCCCGCAGAAACAAAACGAATCGTTTTCCACGAGATTACAAAGCCTGCAATAAGGGCAGCAGTAAACAATCCGCGCACGGTAGATATGAACCTCGTAAACGCCCAGCAGGCAAGACGCGTGGTAGACCGTATTGTGGGTTTTGAACTTAGCCCTGTACTATGGAGAAAGATGAGCATGGGTTCATCGTTAAGTGCCGGCCGGGTGCAAAGCGTTGCCGTAAGACTTATTGCAGAAAGAGAAAGAGAGATCAATGCTTTTACCTCTACCAGCAACTTTAAAATTGAAGCTGCATTTGCAGCAAATGATATTGCCGGCAGAAACGTAACCTTTAAGGCAGAAGGAACAAGACAACCTGATGCAGCCAACGCAGAAAAGTTTTTAAAGAGCTGTATCGGCGCAAAGTACACAGTAAAAGACATACAGGTAAAGCCTGCGAGAAAATCACCTGCAGCACCTTTTACCACATCCACATTACAGCAGGAAGCCAGCCGCAAACTGGGTTATGGCGTAAGCAAAACAATGTTGCTTGCACAAAAGTTGTATGAAAGCGGTTACATAACATACATGCGTACAGATAGTGTAAACCTTAGCGATACTGCTATACAGGCCGCCAAAGCGCAGATCACCGCTATGTATGGTGATAAGTATGCACAAACCCGCCGCTACAAAAACAAAAATGAAAACGCACAGGAGGCACACGAAGCCATACGCCCTACCTACATGGAAAATACTTCTGTGCCCGAGGACGAACTGAGACGTTTGTATGATCTTATCTGGAAACGCACAATGGCCAGCCAGATGGCTGATGCTGAACTCGAAAAGACCATTGCTAAAATTGATGTATCTTCTAACAAAGCAGAGCTTACCGCACAGGGAGAAGTATTAAAATTCGACGGCTTTCTGAAAGTGTATATGGAAGACCGCGATGACGATGATGTAAACGATGAAGAAGCAGAAGGCGTTTTACCTCCGCTCACCGTTGGCCAGCAACCTGAACTAAAGGAGATGAAAGCAGTAGAACGTTTTACAAGGCCGGCACCAAGATATACAGAAGCATCGCTGGTAAAAAAACTCGAAGAACTTGGCATAGGCAGGCCATCTACCTATGCACCAACGATCTCTACTATTCTCAAAAGAGGTTATGTGGAAAAGCGCGACAAAGAAGGCGTTAAAAGAGATTTCCAGGTGCTGGTACTGGTAAATGATCAGCTGTCTAAATCTATACAACAGGAGAATACCGGTGCAGAAAAATCAAAACTTTTCCCTACCGACCTCGGCCTTGTAGTTACAGATTTTTTAAGCCAGTATTTTAACGATGTAATGGACTATGGCTTTACTGCCCGCATAGAAGAAGAATTTGACGAAATAGCCGGGGGAAAAAAACAATGGACTAAAATGGTAGACGGCTTTTACAAGCCGTTTAAAAAAGATATAGATAACACACTTGAAAATGCAGAGCGTGTAAAGGGCGAGCGTGAGATTGGTACAGACCCTGCAAGTGGTAAAAAAGTAGTGGCCAGGATTGGCCGGTTTGGCCCCATGATACAGATTGGTGATGCAAACGATGAAGAAAAACCGCGCTTTGCCAAACTGCGACCTACACAAAGTATTGAGACCATTACGTACGACGAAGCAATGGAGCTCTTTAAACTGCCGCTTACATTGGGGGAATATGAAGGCAAAGAAGTGTCTGTAAATGCGGGCAGGTTTGGCCCCTATGTAAAATGGGGCGAAGATTTTATTTCACTGCCGCGTGGCGAAGACCCGCTGGATGTAGAGCTTAACAGGGCCATTGCACTCATCACCGAAAAGCAAACAGCCGATGCGCCAATTGCCACGTACGACGGTAAACCGGTTACAAAAGGCAAAGGCCGTTTTGGCCCTTTCATCAAGTGGGACAATCTTTTCATTAATATTCCACGTGCGTACAACTTTGATAAGCTTACACAAAAAGATTGTGAAGACCTGATTGAAAAGAAGCTTGAAAAAGAAAGCAACCGCTACATACAACAGTGGCCCGATGAAAAAATTTCTATTGAGAATGGCCGGTGGGGTCCGTTTATACGCTTCGGCAAAAAAATGCTGAAGATCGGCCGCAAGGCAGATAATGAAAAGTACACAGCAGACGATCTTTCTGCCATTAACATTGATGAAATAAAGAAAATGATAGAGCAGCAGGTACCTGATGCCTTTGTAAAAAAAGCAGCCAAAAAATCTGCCGCCCCAAAGAAAGCAGCTACCAAAAAAGCAGCTACTAAAAAGTCTGCAAAGAAAAAATAA
- a CDS encoding TonB-dependent receptor domain-containing protein encodes MKKIYLLTVFLCALFVAKAQSPVKITGNIQTAEKKALEAVTVSLLRAKDSVLVKMEITDKNGAFEFANIIAGKYLLVADAIGFEKLYKPVAAENSHVHEEMLLTASAQVLSGVSVTARRPLVENRIDKTVVNVDASPTNTGLSAMEVLEKSPGVTVNNDGAISLKGKQGVRIFIDGKPAYLSGQDLTNFLKNMSSSQLDQIEIMSQPSAKYDASGNTGIINIKTKKNASNGFNGNFSTSAIFAKYFKNTNNINVNWRKGKTNYYANYGFSYWEGFNDISINRSLRADRNTPFNRYSEQSTFGRFSGYPHNFKIGADYYASKKTTLGVAVNGLFDSRKFKSTGRANIYDSLKQFVQYNDAVSETNDPWNNIGINLNLQQKIGEKGQEVSVDADYILYRTKGKQYSYNYLYNPDNTLSEDPFLLNGYLPANIDIYSLKSDYKLPLKKNATFEAGIKLSYVKTDNDAQYTVYDGNNDKWVNDETRSNHFIYKENINAAYINLQKQIKKFGVQLGLRAEQTIAEGNQLSKNIAFKRNYTKLFPTAYFSYQLNDNNTLGLSYGRRIERPGYQDLNPFQYQLDRYTYREGNPNLQPQFSHNIEASYNYKGALNVSVNYTTVSDIINDVLITTQQPGDSNYTTFQTKQNIASNKNIGLAVSYSAKLAKWWSISVSANVFNNHYKGTIDGEAIDLGLTSYQANLSNQFTFNKGWTAEVSGFYLAKNLESSAILSLPMGMFSVGGGKKILKDKGSIRVNIRDPFYLMSFRGSTDLNRGYTQIHSYWDNRRAIITFTYRFGKNTGTAPRRRTTGADAEQNRVNTGGQQ; translated from the coding sequence ATGAAAAAGATATACCTGCTTACTGTTTTTTTGTGTGCTTTGTTTGTTGCAAAGGCACAATCTCCCGTAAAAATTACGGGCAACATACAAACAGCCGAAAAGAAAGCGCTGGAAGCTGTGACGGTTTCTTTGTTGCGGGCAAAAGATTCGGTATTGGTAAAAATGGAAATAACCGATAAGAACGGCGCATTTGAGTTTGCAAATATAATTGCCGGTAAATACCTGCTGGTGGCCGATGCTATTGGTTTTGAGAAATTGTATAAACCTGTTGCTGCAGAAAACAGCCATGTACACGAGGAGATGTTGCTTACTGCATCCGCACAGGTGCTCAGTGGCGTAAGCGTTACAGCCCGCAGGCCGTTAGTAGAGAACAGGATTGATAAGACAGTTGTGAATGTGGATGCATCGCCAACGAACACCGGCTTATCTGCTATGGAAGTGCTGGAAAAATCGCCGGGTGTAACTGTAAACAATGATGGTGCGATAAGCCTGAAAGGCAAGCAGGGCGTGAGAATTTTTATTGATGGCAAACCGGCTTACTTATCAGGGCAGGACCTTACCAACTTCCTGAAAAATATGTCATCGAGCCAGCTCGACCAGATAGAGATCATGTCTCAGCCATCTGCCAAATATGATGCATCAGGCAACACAGGCATCATCAACATCAAAACAAAAAAGAATGCCAGCAATGGTTTTAACGGAAACTTTTCTACCAGTGCCATCTTTGCCAAATATTTTAAGAATACCAATAACATTAATGTAAACTGGCGCAAAGGCAAAACAAATTATTATGCCAACTATGGTTTTTCTTACTGGGAGGGTTTCAACGACATCAGCATCAACAGAAGTTTAAGAGCAGACAGGAATACGCCTTTTAACCGCTACAGTGAGCAAAGCACGTTTGGCAGGTTTTCCGGCTACCCGCACAACTTTAAAATAGGTGCAGATTATTATGCCAGCAAAAAAACGACACTTGGTGTTGCGGTAAATGGTTTGTTTGACAGCCGTAAATTTAAATCAACAGGCCGCGCCAATATATATGACAGCCTAAAACAGTTTGTACAATACAATGATGCCGTTTCAGAAACAAATGATCCATGGAATAACATTGGCATAAACCTGAACCTGCAGCAGAAAATAGGAGAGAAGGGGCAGGAAGTTTCTGTAGATGCAGATTATATTTTGTACAGGACAAAAGGTAAACAATACTCTTACAATTACCTCTATAATCCTGATAACACTTTGTCAGAAGATCCGTTTTTACTAAATGGTTACCTGCCTGCAAACATTGATATCTATAGTTTAAAATCAGACTATAAATTGCCGCTGAAAAAAAATGCCACATTCGAGGCCGGCATTAAACTGAGTTATGTAAAAACAGACAACGATGCGCAATACACCGTTTATGATGGCAACAACGATAAATGGGTAAATGATGAAACAAGGAGCAACCACTTTATCTATAAAGAAAACATCAATGCTGCATATATAAACCTGCAAAAACAAATAAAGAAATTTGGTGTGCAACTGGGCCTGCGTGCCGAGCAAACCATTGCAGAAGGCAACCAGCTTTCCAAGAATATCGCCTTCAAAAGAAATTATACCAAACTCTTTCCTACAGCGTATTTCAGCTACCAGTTAAATGATAACAACACACTCGGTCTTTCTTACGGCAGGCGTATAGAGCGCCCCGGCTACCAGGATCTGAACCCCTTTCAGTACCAGCTTGACCGCTATACCTACCGTGAAGGAAACCCGAACCTGCAGCCGCAATTTAGTCACAACATAGAGGCAAGCTACAATTACAAAGGCGCATTGAATGTGTCTGTAAATTACACTACCGTGTCAGACATCATCAACGATGTACTCATTACCACGCAACAACCCGGCGATTCAAATTATACCACGTTTCAAACCAAGCAAAATATTGCATCCAATAAAAACATAGGTTTGGCCGTTAGTTATAGTGCAAAACTGGCAAAGTGGTGGTCCATCAGTGTTTCGGCCAATGTATTCAACAATCATTACAAAGGCACTATTGATGGCGAAGCGATCGATCTTGGCCTTACTTCTTACCAGGCCAACTTAAGCAACCAGTTTACTTTCAACAAAGGATGGACCGCAGAAGTGAGTGGTTTTTACCTGGCAAAAAACCTGGAGAGCAGCGCCATTCTTTCGCTGCCAATGGGTATGTTTTCTGTAGGTGGTGGCAAAAAGATTTTAAAAGACAAAGGATCCATCCGTGTAAATATCAGAGACCCGTTTTACCTCATGAGTTTTCGTGGCAGTACAGATCTGAACAGGGGTTACACGCAAATACACAGTTACTGGGATAACCGCAGGGCCATTATAACCTTTACGTATCGTTTTGGCAAAAATACCGGTACCGCGCCACGCCGCCGTACTACCGGTGCCGATGCTGAACAAAACCGTGTAAATACCGGTGGCCAGCAGTAA